One stretch of Cohnella algarum DNA includes these proteins:
- the gyrA gene encoding DNA gyrase subunit A — MSSLEQFLPAFLEEVVGDRFGRYSKYIIQDRAIPDVRDGLKPVQRRILYAMYDAGNTPDKPYRKSAKTVGDVMGNYHPHGDSSIYEGMVRMAQPWKMAHPLIDGHGNWGSMDDDPAAAMRYTEARLSPIALELLRDIEKRTVPFKDNFDNTTKEPVVLPSRYPNLLVNGVSGISSGFATEIPTHNLREIIDACVAVLDRPEIATSELMQIVKGPDFPTGGIIMGEDGIREAYETGKGRIYIRSKTAIEDVRGGKQQIVITEIPYQVVKSKLVNAIDNLRLEKKVEGIAEVRDESGRNGLRIVIELKKDADADGILAFLFKKTDLQVAYSFNMVAIVNKAPRQLGLKAMLDAYIAHQVEVVTHRTQFDLERAEDRAHVLEGLVKALNLLDAVIETIRASKNRQDAQNNLVSKFDFSERQADAILTLQLYRLTNLEITSLEKEHAETMKRIQQLRSILENPKKLRGVIKDELGEIRGKYGLDRRSVIQGEVEELKVNLEVTVPAEDVLVTLSRQGYVKRTSLLSFTRSGGDLGSSGVKEGDVIRWSLQLNTLDSLLLFTQKGQYFQLPVHQITEFKWKDTGTAIVNLLPLTKEDRIVAAIPVRQGEWEAQGDEPSTLVFVTRRGQVKRTLLADYATTRSIAIAACKVADGDEVVSVYRCETPQEILLVTEAGMSIRFPENDVSVQGRVAGGVRGIALKDGDAVVAGFPVSGDEGEILVLSDYGYAKRTLLLDYPQQGRGGKGIQTFEFKEGKRVKPNGTRLIASVYVKEAVELVTVTEAGAAGGFSSEDAPLDDRRAHGKSMLAVDRGDLLADAFLKPLQNEQTG, encoded by the coding sequence ATGAGCTCGCTGGAACAGTTTTTACCCGCATTTCTGGAAGAGGTCGTCGGGGACCGGTTCGGCCGTTATTCCAAATATATCATTCAGGACCGCGCGATTCCGGACGTCCGCGACGGCTTGAAGCCGGTGCAAAGGCGCATCCTGTACGCCATGTACGACGCGGGCAATACGCCGGACAAGCCGTACCGCAAATCCGCCAAAACGGTCGGAGACGTCATGGGCAACTACCACCCGCACGGCGATTCTTCGATCTACGAGGGCATGGTGCGCATGGCGCAGCCTTGGAAAATGGCCCACCCGCTCATCGACGGCCACGGCAACTGGGGGTCGATGGACGACGATCCCGCGGCGGCGATGCGGTACACGGAAGCCCGGCTGTCGCCGATCGCCCTGGAGCTGCTGCGCGACATCGAAAAGCGGACGGTTCCGTTCAAGGACAACTTCGACAATACGACGAAGGAGCCGGTCGTGCTGCCTTCGCGGTATCCGAATTTGCTCGTGAACGGCGTCAGCGGCATTTCCTCCGGCTTCGCGACGGAAATTCCGACGCATAACCTGCGCGAAATCATCGACGCCTGCGTGGCGGTGCTCGACCGTCCGGAAATCGCGACGTCGGAGCTGATGCAAATCGTCAAAGGGCCCGATTTCCCGACCGGCGGCATCATTATGGGCGAGGATGGCATCCGCGAAGCTTACGAAACCGGCAAGGGGCGGATCTATATCCGCTCGAAAACCGCCATCGAGGACGTGCGCGGCGGAAAGCAGCAAATCGTCATTACCGAAATTCCGTACCAGGTCGTCAAATCGAAGCTCGTGAACGCGATCGACAACCTCCGTCTGGAGAAAAAGGTGGAGGGCATCGCGGAGGTGCGGGACGAAAGCGGCCGCAACGGCCTGCGCATCGTCATCGAGCTGAAAAAAGACGCCGACGCGGACGGCATTCTCGCGTTTTTGTTCAAAAAAACCGACCTTCAGGTCGCGTACAGCTTCAATATGGTCGCCATCGTCAACAAGGCGCCGCGGCAGCTCGGCCTCAAGGCGATGCTGGACGCCTATATCGCGCACCAGGTCGAGGTCGTCACGCACCGGACGCAGTTCGACCTGGAGAGGGCCGAAGACCGCGCTCACGTCCTGGAAGGGCTCGTCAAGGCGCTCAACCTGCTCGACGCCGTCATCGAGACGATCCGCGCTTCGAAAAACCGCCAGGACGCGCAGAACAATCTCGTAAGCAAGTTCGATTTTTCCGAGCGCCAGGCGGACGCCATTTTGACGCTGCAGCTGTATCGGTTGACCAATCTGGAAATTACGTCGCTGGAAAAAGAGCATGCCGAAACGATGAAGCGGATCCAGCAGCTGCGCTCGATTTTGGAAAACCCGAAAAAGCTGCGCGGCGTCATCAAGGACGAGCTGGGCGAAATTCGCGGCAAATACGGCCTCGACCGCCGTTCCGTCATTCAGGGCGAAGTGGAAGAGCTGAAGGTGAATCTGGAAGTGACGGTGCCCGCCGAGGACGTGCTCGTCACGCTCAGCCGCCAAGGCTATGTCAAGCGGACGAGCCTGCTGTCGTTTACGCGGTCCGGCGGCGACCTGGGCAGCTCCGGCGTGAAGGAAGGCGACGTCATTCGCTGGAGCTTGCAGCTGAATACGCTCGATTCGCTGCTGCTGTTCACGCAAAAGGGACAGTATTTTCAACTGCCGGTGCATCAGATCACCGAGTTCAAATGGAAAGATACCGGCACCGCGATCGTCAATCTGCTGCCGCTGACGAAGGAGGACCGGATCGTCGCCGCGATTCCCGTCCGCCAGGGCGAATGGGAGGCGCAGGGCGATGAGCCGTCCACCCTCGTCTTCGTGACGAGACGCGGGCAGGTGAAGCGGACGCTGCTGGCGGACTACGCGACGACGCGCAGCATCGCCATCGCGGCGTGCAAGGTCGCCGACGGGGACGAAGTCGTATCCGTCTATCGCTGCGAGACGCCGCAGGAAATTTTGCTCGTCACGGAAGCCGGCATGAGCATCCGCTTCCCGGAAAACGACGTAAGCGTCCAGGGACGCGTGGCCGGAGGCGTGCGCGGCATCGCGCTGAAGGATGGAGACGCCGTCGTCGCCGGGTTCCCGGTGTCGGGGGACGAAGGCGAAATACTCGTGCTTAGCGATTACGGCTATGCGAAACGCACGCTCCTGCTCGATTATCCGCAGCAGGGACGCGGGGGCAAAGGCATTCAGACGTTCGAGTTCAAGGAAGGCAAACGGGTGAAGCCGAACGGCACCCGGCTGATCGCTTCCGTATATGTCAAGGAAGCCGTCGAATTGGTGACCGTTACGGAAGCGGGAGCGGCCGGCGGGTTCTCGTCCGAGGATGCGCCGCTGGACGACCGGAGGGCGCACGGCAAGTCGATGCTCGCGGTCGATCGCGGGGACTTGCTGGCCGACGCCTTCCTAAAGCCGCTGCAAAACGAGCAAACCGGCTAA
- a CDS encoding stalk domain-containing protein, with protein sequence MSKVKRVLAAAMLSAAVIGLAPAVSSAADEQRIVDVAGNALLMEDGSLWIDNLMGPVRHKLDLTEIAGMDGYGYGLTKNGELVTWASIGKPEIDPDLTGIKQLNARGFALKSDGTVWSGAGKIDGMTGVVRISEDNGLAALTEDGRLLGVGAKNLKATVPNPQNVSMIASAGDRAAVLDNDGEITLYEGFNFGADTFELIPTKLAAPAAAHVAYAANDILIVTLKDGTVWTNGAYQERYKLTKQIEGIGQAEMTVPYGDEEQFSFYAKRTDGTWVRYENGEIGELKSPYVASIEVNVSQSAVLVGDAVKIDIAEKYSNGALKKIPLSEANVAIDKPYLLKIQPDGTLKALGVGEAKVTVTSGSASKTVSVSIGGKSALQFSVVKDGIVYLPVQSTFKALGGTSAYAATSKTFSIRVGDTPVTLTLGSTTAAVNGKKIKLKAAPRTENGMAVFPAHLLADAFGAKTAWDSKLKQATVSFGQASLTVVSAETAGIVKKAAQGSLSRFIGRTYWVNYFQQWDRFMKVTVADIVPDDTGYFSIVFKSASGKSYTSYAMPASNVEDLFADSYYFLNYDPYKKYNWSQAVWTQIKSGQISAGMTKEQVLLSWGTPVTKSTVTGSGTTVETWGYPSFNFVSFVNGKVTLIVN encoded by the coding sequence ATGAGTAAAGTGAAACGGGTGCTCGCCGCCGCCATGCTGTCGGCCGCCGTTATCGGGCTTGCCCCCGCCGTGTCTTCGGCGGCGGACGAGCAGCGAATTGTCGATGTCGCAGGCAACGCGCTGCTTATGGAGGACGGCTCGCTATGGATCGACAATTTGATGGGGCCGGTCCGACACAAGCTCGATTTGACGGAGATTGCCGGCATGGACGGGTACGGTTACGGTTTGACGAAGAATGGCGAACTCGTCACGTGGGCGAGCATCGGCAAGCCGGAGATCGATCCCGACCTGACGGGCATCAAGCAGTTGAACGCTCGCGGATTCGCGCTGAAAAGCGACGGCACCGTCTGGAGCGGCGCCGGCAAAATCGACGGCATGACGGGGGTCGTCCGAATATCCGAAGATAACGGGCTTGCGGCTCTTACCGAGGATGGGCGCCTGCTCGGCGTCGGCGCGAAAAATTTGAAAGCGACGGTCCCGAATCCGCAAAACGTATCCATGATCGCCAGCGCGGGGGATCGTGCGGCGGTCCTCGACAACGACGGGGAAATCACGCTGTATGAAGGGTTTAATTTCGGCGCGGACACGTTCGAGCTGATTCCGACGAAGCTGGCCGCTCCGGCTGCGGCGCATGTCGCTTATGCCGCCAACGACATTCTGATCGTCACGCTGAAGGACGGAACGGTGTGGACGAACGGGGCGTACCAGGAACGGTACAAGCTGACCAAACAGATCGAAGGCATCGGACAAGCCGAAATGACCGTTCCGTACGGAGACGAAGAGCAATTTTCCTTTTACGCGAAGCGGACGGACGGCACATGGGTCCGTTACGAGAACGGCGAAATCGGCGAATTGAAATCTCCTTACGTCGCGTCGATCGAAGTCAACGTTTCGCAATCGGCCGTTCTCGTCGGGGATGCGGTCAAAATCGACATCGCCGAGAAATATTCCAACGGCGCGTTAAAGAAAATACCGCTGTCCGAAGCGAACGTGGCCATCGACAAGCCTTACCTTTTGAAAATACAGCCCGACGGCACGCTGAAGGCGCTCGGGGTAGGCGAAGCGAAAGTCACCGTAACTTCGGGCAGCGCCTCTAAAACGGTGTCCGTGTCGATCGGCGGAAAGAGCGCCTTGCAATTTTCCGTCGTGAAAGACGGCATCGTCTATTTGCCGGTCCAATCGACGTTTAAAGCGCTCGGCGGCACTAGCGCCTATGCGGCAACCAGCAAAACGTTCTCCATACGGGTCGGAGACACTCCCGTCACGTTGACGCTTGGCAGCACGACCGCCGCCGTAAACGGGAAAAAAATCAAGCTCAAGGCGGCACCGAGAACGGAAAACGGCATGGCCGTGTTTCCGGCCCATTTGCTCGCGGACGCGTTCGGCGCCAAAACGGCCTGGGACTCCAAGCTGAAGCAGGCGACCGTTTCGTTCGGCCAAGCAAGCTTGACCGTCGTTTCGGCCGAAACGGCGGGAATCGTGAAGAAGGCCGCTCAAGGCAGCCTTTCCCGGTTTATCGGCCGCACGTATTGGGTGAATTATTTTCAACAGTGGGACCGTTTCATGAAGGTAACGGTAGCGGATATCGTCCCTGACGATACGGGATATTTCAGCATCGTATTCAAGAGCGCGTCGGGTAAGTCGTATACGTCGTACGCGATGCCTGCTTCCAACGTCGAAGATCTGTTTGCGGACAGCTATTATTTTTTGAATTACGATCCGTATAAAAAATACAACTGGTCGCAAGCGGTCTGGACGCAAATCAAGTCGGGCCAGATTTCCGCGGGCATGACGAAGGAGCAGGTCCTGCTCTCCTGGGGAACGCCCGTCACGAAGAGTACCGTGACCGGCAGCGGCACGACGGTCGAAACGTGGGGCTACCCGAGCTTCAACTTCGTTTCGTTTGTCAACGGCAAGGTGACGTTGATCGTCAATTAA